Genomic segment of Prionailurus viverrinus isolate Anna chromosome B4, UM_Priviv_1.0, whole genome shotgun sequence:
CTCTAAGAAAGCTGTGAGTATCTCATGACTTGTTTATggcatattttaagaaattggggGCCACTTAACTTCCTCACAAATGTCGGTGTTGCTGAAGAAACTGCCACACACAGATTGCCCAGCCCTCAGTTCTCTCCACGCTCGAGTGAAGTCAGACCAGGGAGGAACCCTGCCCCTCCAAGGCCACGTGGGCCCTGACTGCGTATTTGAAGAGCTGGGTGACAGCTGTTCTGCTTATTGAAGTGAAATTTTCCACTTTCGCTGAGCAGTCAGGTGGGGTGGAATAAGATGTCATTTCAGTCCCAAAGGGCTTTCGTTTTATATTTGCCATCCTAAGAGAAAACTTTCCTGTCCCGCGTTTCCTCCCCTCGGGGCCTCTGAACCCTTTCCTCACCCCTCTCCAGTAGctaacagagaaagaaggagctaGTCAGACAGAAATTAAGGGGAGGAAAGGGAATAAACCCAACAGCGTCTTCCCCCTCATCCCTAACTTATTCCAGTCAACGTCTCTTTTCAAATTAGGTGTAGCGCCTTCTATGGATTTTTGATGTCCCCACCTGGTAAAATACAGCTTATTATAGAAATTACAATTTGGATGCGATTAGGACATTTTCCCCCTGCAATTCTGATTGTAAATAGACATGTTATCAGTAGCTAAACCCAAAATGGTTATTTTTACCATGGAGGGTACAGACCCTGCTAAGAAGTTTTTAAGGAGGAGTTTAATAATCTTTAAGTTGCTTTTTTTCAACATGGACGCTTTCTGCTAACACAGACTAAAAGCCAATTGTTGTTTGATGTTTTGCAGGGACCTATCGTCCAACCTCCTGTCGTCTTTTCCTGTAACTGGGTTACATGGTTTAACTCACTTAAAATTAACAGGAAATCATGCCTTACAGAGCTTGATATCATCTGAAAACTTTCCAGAACTCAAGTGAGTTTGTCATTAAAACTAATAAGATACATTTGTGGCCATGCGAAATAATAGACGTGTTATAGTAGTTTTCGAAATTTATGAGGTCAAGGGACTCTTTTGAATTGCATTTCATGCCCTCAAGTCCCCCACCCCTGGGGCATTGTTAGGATAAGCCCTGAGGGGAAGAACGTCTTCCTGaccacatttcctttctttctcaaagatgCCTCCCAGAATCTTAGCGTTCATGGAAAGAGTTTGAAAACCATTGATCCATGGGATATAAACTAGGACACATAATTAAATAACATTATAATATTATTGTAGTACTGCTTACATTTCTAAATTTATCTAGCTTGTTATATGTTCTAATAAAATGtactaaatttatatttctttgaggAAGTAATGCTCTTTAAAACTTGCTATGcttattattgttaaaaaaaatcccttgaaagactatatatgtatatacacatatgtattatatgtgtgtgtgtgtgtgtgtgtgtgtttatagatatatttttaaaccacGGTAcattttacatacttttaaaactaTAACCCCAAAAGAGAGTTTGGAAAGTAGAAGAgagtaaaaatctaaaaatatcccctaaacaactttttttaatttccttccagaCTTTGTTTccaatgtatttttaattgttagaaTCACAGTACATATACCGCTTACATCATGTTTTCCTTACTTTCCATTATGTCATACTATAAGCACTTTTTAATGGTGCTACAATTTTCCTAGCCGTcgtttttttaacctttttattatggaaattttcaagcaccaaagtagagaaaataatataatatatgcatCACTCAACCTTAGCAATTGTCAACATTTCATGGCAATAATTTTTAACAACTCCGTTGTTATTATAAATAGTTCTGTAATGAACATCTTTATacacataattaatattttagattaTTAATTAAGGCTAAGATCCAAAGACAGAATTATTGAGTGAAAGAAGATGAACACTATATTTAATAATCCATTTCTTTaagtgtgtggttttttttttggttttgttcatttaaagGGTTATAGAAATGCCTTATGCTTACCAGTGTTGTGCATTTGGAGCATGTGAGAATGTCTATAAAATTTCtaatcaatggaataaagatgaCAACAGCAGTACAGATGACCTTCATAAGAAAGATGCTGGAATGTTTCAAATTCAAGGTAAGACCTATTATGTCACAGTGATGAAATTTTATCTACAATGGTCTTGAAAAGTCATCAAACAGGTCATCTGAACTCCAGACAAGTCCTTATGTAACCAGCCCAGCAAGTTGGAAATCAatcctactatttttttttaagtttatttatttactttgagagagagaaggagcagagctggacacggggcaaactcatgaactgtgagatcatgacctgagccaaaaccaagagtcagatggttaactgactgagccacccaggtgcccctcaatcccACTATTTAAAGActcccagagaaagagaaatatcccTTAGGATCATTCTAAAGGTTCGTTTTTTTCTGTAAGTGATTTCTTAATACAGTACTTGTATTTATAATTAGATCTCCCTTGGCATATACTGTCCTCAGGGGTAATTCTTAATATTGATGTCAGTATTTCCGTAAGATTTTAAAAGGGCCTCATCCTTATGGATATATTTTTTGTACATGTTTCTGAGCACTTTTCTCCAGAagataaaaatccatttttattattatggccTGGGAGGAATGGACAACATAAGCATTTAGATGCCTCCATATGTCAGTAGAAAGGCCTAAGAATCCAACTTCTTATCCAACTAATTCTAAAaccttctcccctcccaccccccataggGGTATCTGTCAGGGAggtgaaatgagataatgtctgtAAAGTGCTTGGCTTTCCTTGAAGTAAGACCTTACTTAAACAGACAGCAATGCACCTCAAACCACACCTGTGATAATGAGGAGGCACCATGGCAGCCCCCACTTTCCTTTGCCTGCCAACCCTGCAAGTTTGCACACAGTCCAAACAGACTGGCTTTTCTTCCTCTGGACCCTAATGATTTGTTGATTCCCAAGCAAGTGTGTCTGTCTGATTCTGTCTGTCTGCACGTTACCTTAACGTTTTCTTCCTGTAAACATACCAGTTTAAGGAGCGCATATTTTGGCccttggcttttttgttttaggCCACAGCATGTGTCTTTTGCTCTtgttttttccttagtttttgcTCTCCCTGCTTCATCCATGCTAATTTCTACTATATTTATTAACTCTACTATATTtattaacttaattaaaaaaaattaagagtgcctattatgtgccagaagGTACACaatgaacaagaaaaacaaagtactTCAAAGGAGTTTATTTTCAAGGGCAGCAATTCTGTATGTTAGATCACAAAACTCCTATTTTATGAGTAGCTAAACTAAGCACCACGCAGTAACTTGATTTGCCCTTTGTTAAGCAGAATTCCCCAGGAAAGATTGAAACTTACTATACCTGATTCTCCCTCTTGTGCTCAGAGAACACAGCCCAGGACATTTGCACTATAGCTATCTAACTGTTTGGTAATTGGATAAAGAGAGGCCCACAGCCTCTCTCTAATTTAAGTCAGTGCAATTTTGTGCTGTCATGAGCTAAGAACAGAATGGTAGAGCTAAAATGTTATCACCGGGAGTCTGGGGTTACCCTTCCTTCCCCTCAGTTCGTCTGGAATACTATGTCATAGAGTAGCTTGATTAAAACTTTATAATAGACTTGCAACTTTATAATAGACTTGCAAGAAAGCCAGAGCCCAGGGACAAGTGGGATGTCTGGCCTTCAGTTCCCTTCAGTCCCTCAAGGACAATCCAAGGCTTTCTTCCCTGGGAGGTAGACCCCAAAACAAGAGCCAGAACTCACCATTCCAGGGCTTCTCATTCCTGCAGATGAGCGTGATCTTGAAGATTTCCTGCTGGACTTTGAGGAAGACCTGAAAGCCCTTCATTCGGCGCAGTGCTCGCCTTCCCCAGGTGAGAAGGGAatccaatttgacaacaaatttcatattaaaaaaaaaaaaaaagaagaagaagggcatCGGCACTGCCTCAGCGCAGTACCCACCACTGACTCCAAGGCCATCAATGACATACAGGCTACACTTCCAAGCAAAATCTGTGCCACCTTTGTGGCTCTTAAATATCCCTCCCCATGGGGacctttaaaatagaaatgttcaTTCCCTGGAGTTGGTCTCCATTCATAAAGAGGGTTTTTGTGAAAGACTTTTGATTCAGATTAACGAAAACTAAAGAATCAATCATATAGTTAGAAGTGTATGCAATTTTTTAAGAGATATTGGCAATTTAGCCTGAACTAGTATGCAGGAATCTTGCTTCATGTAATCATTTTTGAAAGCgatttcttttgtcttccctaAATAGCTATTTGATTAAAGCAAATAATAGATAagtacagataagaaaaaaaaaaaaaaaaaaagctctgtaAATATTGACTTCACATAACTGTTTGTCCCATTCCCAGGAACAGAATGGaccagttgaaaaaaaaaaaaaaaaaagacagctgggaagggttgatattttattttcaacaactAGATTGTCTCTGGCTCTCAAACATCAAATGTCATCAAACATCAAGACAAACCTAAGATGAAATGTTCATGAAATGCACTTTTATACTACCATTGCTTCCTGTTCTAATGTTATAGGGTATttccctgggattctctttctctacttCCAGAACCTTTTTGAAGCATTCTGAGAGATATATAATGAAAAGCCCAGGAGATCTGGCTTTTTACCTGGCCCCAACTCTGCATTCTTTGAGGGATCTTAATCAAGTGATTTAAATTCCCcatctccatttctctgtgtcaaGCTTGAAAATATGAGCACCTGGTGTTCATGTTTTCATGGTAGTTAAAGAAAGTAGAGCATGCCACAAGGGAACTGTGTGTTACCTCTAGCTGTTACTGGCCTCTCTCTTGGTGTCctaataagagaaacaaaaaggtaaaTTGGCAGAAGTTGTAAACCCTAGTTTGATACccagtctttttcttccttggatTCTAGGCCCCTTCAAACTCTGCGAATACCTGTTTGGTAGCTGGCTAATCAGAATTGGAGTATGGACCATAGCAGTTTTGGCGCTTACTTGCAATGCCTTGGTGACTTCCACAGTGTTCAGAGCCCCTCTGTACATTTCCTCCATAAAACTGTTAATTGGGTTAATAGCAGCAGTGAACATGCTCATGGGGGTCTCCAGTGCTGTGCTGGCTGGCGTGGACGCGTTCACTTTTGGCAGCTTTGCACAGCATGGTGCGTGGTGGGAGCAGGGGGTCGGTTGTCAGGTCGTCGGCTTTTTGTCCATTTTTGCTTCGGAATCATCTGTTTTCCTGCTTACTCTGGCAGCCCTGGAGCGCGGGTTCTCTGTGAAATACTCTgcaaaatttgaaaggaaaaccCCCTTCTCCAGTCTGAAAGTGATCATTCTGCTCTGTGCGGTACTGGCCCTGACCATCGCCACGGTTCCACTGCTGGGTGGCAGTGAGTTCAGTGCCTCCCCgctctgcctgcccctgccctttGGCGAGCCCAGCACCACAGGCTACATGGTCGCTCTCGTCTTGCTCAACTCCCTCTGCTTCCTGGTGATGACCATTGCCTACACCAAGCTCTACTGCAATTTGGAAAAGGGAGACCTGGAAAATATTTGGGACTGTTCTATGGTGAAACACATCGCTCTGTTGCTCTTCACCAACTGTATCCTTTACTGCCCTGTGGCTTTCTTGTCCTTCTCCTCTTTACTAAACCTCACATTTATCAGTCCTGAAGTCATTAAGTTTATCCTTCTGGTGATTGTCCCGCTTCCTGCATGTCTCAATCCCCTTCTCTACATCCTCTTCAATCCCCATTTTAAGGAAGATCTGGGGAGCCTGGGAAAGCAAACCCACTTCTGGACAAGATCGAGAAACCCAAGCATGATGTCTATTAACTCTGACGATGTCGAGAAGCAGTCCTGTGACTCAACCCAAGCCTTGGTAACCTTCACCAGTGCCAGCATAGCCTACGACCTACCTTCCAATTCTGTGTCACCGCCAGCTTACCCAGTGACCGAAAGCTGTCATCTTTCATCTGTGGCATTTGTTCCATGTGTCTAATTAATATGtgagaggaaaagttttcaaacactgaaaaccaaaaaatatgAGATTGAGGACATCAGAGCAGTAACTAAAAAATAGCTGAGTGgaaacttgtttgtttttaatatttctcagtGTGGAAAAAGCTGAAGACCTTGTTGATACTGGAGAGTGAAAAACAAGTCTAAATGCTGCTTGTATAATTCCTTCAGATATAAGAGATACATCAATCACATTATTTAGGTAAGcccagattttaaaaagcagactgaAATGTTCAAAAAAGATTCTCCATGATTTCCACCGATTCCTTTTTAAACTCACCAATCTAATTATTTGGGGCGAGGGGCAGAACCACTTGCTTACAAAGGTTAGTTTCAGGTTTTCAAACCTGAAAATTCCTTAAAAGATGGTTAGAGGCGTTCAGAAAATAGGGTTTTAAATGGCCTACATTACTAAGTAAAAGTTGTGACCAGTACGATTTCATTTTAATGACCATGTGGATGTGTTAatcctcctttccctttcctcagaAAGGATCCTTCCACAGCACCAATCCCCCCATGAATGGATAATGTAGGACATTGTTAGTTTACTCATATTCACATCGTTTTTAGAGATGCCAAATTGTATGTATCGGCACTAGATGGTTCCACCTCAGTGAAGTAAAACTGCctacaaatattttgaaaggaaaataaattcttaaattgcCATGAAGGCAATCATGTAGAAGTGAGGTTTGCTGTGTCTAATTAATTTTTAACTCTCTGCTGTCCAGAACTCCAAATAAAAGTCCATTGCTGGCAATGGATACACCTAGAAAAGATGGTGTGCAACTCGGGGAGGTTGGGGATTGTTTTTTCTTCAGGTGCACACTTTTTGCAGGGGGTTTTGTGAGTTGATTCAGACTGAGGTGCATCTTAACATAATGATCAAATGCAGACCAACATGAATGAAATCCACCAACATAACTTCTCACACGTGTATCTCTAGTAGCCCTAGCAACGATGTCTGAAACCACTTTGGACTTAACAGGGACTTGGTAACATATCCTCTTTCTTTAGCTTGGTTTTAGCTGTGTTGTCTTTGGACCAACCCACTTGATGTCAGGAACATGACTTCTCTGCTTATTCCATATGTAATACAATACGATGTGTTAAgtattttaagaagcaaaatgatTAAATACTAAAGGTCAAAGGACTAATTTGTAACTTCCATTATACTACATTAGCTTCAATACATCCAAACCAAAAGACTGTtaggtagatttatttttatataagcaTGTTTATTTTGATCAGATGTTTTAACTtggaattgaaaaaaatacatttatgagaTGTTTTATAAGATGTGTAAATATAGCACTGTATTTATTACTACAATAAAGATTCGGTAACTCTAAGGACCATGATAAGAAACCATGTACAGTGgcatattattcatatatattgtgtttctctgcccattttctttaaattcattaACTGTATATAATATGTGTAAATGTATAGTACTTGTAAATAGATTCCAAACCTGCTTTTCTGTTgggtacaaaataaaagaaatttgtaataaaatgtgtgactataaaacaaaatatcttcaGGCCTTTTACTGAGCCCACAGGCAAATATATGTTCtcctaaatgttttttatttttgatgtataAATACATTTGCTATCTAAGTATTTGCAccttaatattttacatattttggactTATCTCAAGACGTAAATCCTTCGTGAGTACAAATCAAAATATCTTTACCAGCTCCTGGATTGTGTTAAGTAGGACTAATAAGCCATCTTGTCATGGTAAATGCCTTGGTAAAGTTTATTGTCTCTAATGAGAGTTTGGATTTCATAGCCAGAACCTATTTCTTTTgcaatgtaaaaggaaaaaaatccacaactaGAGAGAAATATATACGTAACAAATCGATCTTACAATTACTCAACACGAACATGAATTTTCTATgaattcttcctttaaaaaaaaacatatttcaaaaccaTATCAAGGCCAAAACGTTTTCTAAGAACACGTGTTTCtcaaggcacaaagaaatgaaCTGTTCCTCAGTTCCCATCCCTCAAAACATaagtaatgaaaatgattttctaaCCTCTTGTGCCAGACCCTCCCAGCTCCCTCAGCAATTCCTGGTGTCCCCATACAGGTTGCAAGACAAAACTGTCAGGCCTGGGTGGAGGTCCGGCATTATTGCTAAAATGAACCCATATTTACTGAGCGCCCTCAGGGTACCTGGCACCGAGTTTGCTACCTACCCATCAGATATAACCATATGCTTCAACCTAACTTAGTTAACAGGCATCCCATGGCACCAACTGTGCAGCCCACACTTGAGTTGTCTTCAGCTGAAACAAGGGCTTTAACACGATTTCACTCCTCTGAGCCCTGATGGCGGATACAAAAGTTGCTTCTAAAGCAATGGATCTCAGTCCTTCTTCTTAACATACTTGCTTTGGGCACCTAAAGTTAGAAACAAGTCCTTGGCAGCCCACCTCTTTCTGTCCCACTCAAGAAAACGCAAGTCagtgatgtaattttttttaagggaaaaaaaaaaaatccactctaacatatttctttaaaaatccacaaattctggggcgcctgggtggcgcagtcggttaagcgtccgacttcagccaggtcacgatctcgcggtccgtgagttcgagccccgcgtcaggctctgggctgatggctcagagcctggagcctgtttccgattctgtgtctccctctctctctgcccctcccccgttcatgctctgtctctctctgtcccaaaaataaataaacgttgaaaaaaaaaaatccacaaattctgtggggcgcctgggtggctcagtcagttgaatgtctgtctttagctcaggtcatgatcctaaggtTTGTGAGATCAGCCCCCCgtggagctctgtgttgacagctcagagcctggagcctgcttcagattctgtctctccctctctctttgcccctcccctactcattgtctctgtctctgtctctcaaaaataaacattaaaaaaaatttttttaatccacaaattttattatttattagcaAAACCTAGTTCTAATGCACCTCACACCAAACACTGCTTTCCACTATAATACAGTAAATCAGAATGGCTGGAATGATATCCACAAGTAAATAAACCTACAGTGAGGAGGGGAAAAGATACAAAAAACTGTTGACAgatggaacaacaacaaaaacaaaagccaaaaggaCATAAAGTGGTAGGCGAGCCTAGAGTAAaactttatgttttcaaaatggattcattcattcaacaaatactgtgTGCCTACTACACGCAGTGTTCTATACATGAGGATTTCTATGCAAAACAAGGTCTAGAATTTGTACTCCGGTAGAGGGGAGATAGACAATAAGCAAATATAAACAAGGAAATATGTGATAGAAACATGAATGAAGGAAATGAAGCTGAATAGCATGGCAGGAGTGAATGGCATGTTACTTTAGATGCAGAGCTTAAGAAAGGGCTCTCTGGAAAGGCACCTTTTAAACTAAGATATTATTCAAAAAGGAGCTACCTTTTTCTTTAGCATTCAACCACTTACATCAGTAAAACTCATCATTTTTAGTCTTTCTATTCATATGTCACCCAcaacaaatcattttaaatgccattttaatataaatatatatcagatGGCTGATATTGCACATAATTTTTTCTCACAACTGTTAGTAGGCAAAATCATTCTTGTACGATATAGAAAACACCGTTTCATTTCTTTGTGGCCAAAAGTGGAAAAACACGGTAGTAAAAGGTAATAAAattagatggggtgcctgggtggctcagtcggctgagtgtccgacttcagctcagatcatgatctcacagctcgtgagttcaagccccgcttcccgcctggagcctgcttcagattctctgtcttcctctctctctgcccctcccccactcgtgccatgtctctgtctttcaaaaataaacaaacattaaaaaaatttttaattaaaaaaaagtaataaaattagcAACATCATGTTCATTTAG
This window contains:
- the LGR5 gene encoding leucine-rich repeat-containing G-protein coupled receptor 5 isoform X3, which encodes MDTSRVGVLLSLQVLLQLAAGGGSPRPGALLRGCPAHCQCEPDGRMLLRVDCSDLGLSELPSNLSVFTSYLDLSMNNISQLPPSPLHSLRFLEELRLSGNALTYIPKGAFAGLYSLKVLMLQNNHLRQVPAGALQNLRSLQSLHLHNNRIHSLGKKCFDGLHSLETLDLNYNNLDEFPTAIRTLSNLKELGFHSNNIKSIPEKAFVGNPSLITIHFYDNPIQLVGRSAFQHLPELRTLTLNGASQITEFPDLTGTASLESLTLTGAQISSLPQTACDQLPNLQVLDLSYNLLEDLPSFSVCQKLQKIDLRHNEIFEIKVDTFQQLLSLRALNLAWNKIAVIHPNAFSTLPSLRKLDLSSNLLSSFPVTGLHGLTHLKLTGNHALQSLISSENFPELKVIEMPYAYQCCAFGACENVYKISNQWNKDDNSSTDDLHKKDAGMFQIQDERDLEDFLLDFEEDLKALHSAQCSPSPGPFKLCEYLFGSWLIRIGVWTIAVLALTCNALVTSTVFRAPLYISSIKLLIGLIAAVNMLMGVSSAVLAGVDAFTFGSFAQHGAWWEQGVGCQVVGFLSIFASESSVFLLTLAALERGFSVKYSAKFERKTPFSSLKVIILLCAVLALTIATVPLLGGSEFSASPLCLPLPFGEPSTTGYMVALVLLNSLCFLVMTIAYTKLYCNLEKGDLENIWDCSMVKHIALLLFTNCILYCPVAFLSFSSLLNLTFISPEVIKFILLVIVPLPACLNPLLYILFNPHFKEDLGSLGKQTHFWTRSRNPSMMSINSDDVEKQSCDSTQALVTFTSASIAYDLPSNSVSPPAYPVTESCHLSSVAFVPCV
- the LGR5 gene encoding leucine-rich repeat-containing G-protein coupled receptor 5 isoform X2 — protein: MDTSRVGVLLSLQVLLQLAAGGGSPRPGALLRGCPAHCQCEPDGRMLLRVDCSDLGLSELPSNLSVFTSYLDLSMNNISQLPPSPLHSLRFLEELRLSGNALTYIPKGAFAGLYSLKVLMLQNNHLRQVPAGALQNLRSLQSLRLDANHISYVPPSCFSGLHSLRHLWLDDNALTEIPVQAFRSLSALQAMTLALNKIHHIPDYAFGNLSSLVVLHLHNNRIHSLGKKCFDGLHSLETLDLNYNNLDEFPTAIRTLSNLKELHFYDNPIQLVGRSAFQHLPELRTLTLNGASQITEFPDLTGTASLESLTLTGAQISSLPQTACDQLPNLQVLDLSYNLLEDLPSFSVCQKLQKIDLRHNEIFEIKVDTFQQLLSLRALNLAWNKIAVIHPNAFSTLPSLRKLDLSSNLLSSFPVTGLHGLTHLKLTGNHALQSLISSENFPELKVIEMPYAYQCCAFGACENVYKISNQWNKDDNSSTDDLHKKDAGMFQIQDERDLEDFLLDFEEDLKALHSAQCSPSPGPFKLCEYLFGSWLIRIGVWTIAVLALTCNALVTSTVFRAPLYISSIKLLIGLIAAVNMLMGVSSAVLAGVDAFTFGSFAQHGAWWEQGVGCQVVGFLSIFASESSVFLLTLAALERGFSVKYSAKFERKTPFSSLKVIILLCAVLALTIATVPLLGGSEFSASPLCLPLPFGEPSTTGYMVALVLLNSLCFLVMTIAYTKLYCNLEKGDLENIWDCSMVKHIALLLFTNCILYCPVAFLSFSSLLNLTFISPEVIKFILLVIVPLPACLNPLLYILFNPHFKEDLGSLGKQTHFWTRSRNPSMMSINSDDVEKQSCDSTQALVTFTSASIAYDLPSNSVSPPAYPVTESCHLSSVAFVPCV
- the LGR5 gene encoding leucine-rich repeat-containing G-protein coupled receptor 5 isoform X1, with amino-acid sequence MDTSRVGVLLSLQVLLQLAAGGGSPRPGALLRGCPAHCQCEPDGRMLLRVDCSDLGLSELPSNLSVFTSYLDLSMNNISQLPPSPLHSLRFLEELRLSGNALTYIPKGAFAGLYSLKVLMLQNNHLRQVPAGALQNLRSLQSLRLDANHISYVPPSCFSGLHSLRHLWLDDNALTEIPVQAFRSLSALQAMTLALNKIHHIPDYAFGNLSSLVVLHLHNNRIHSLGKKCFDGLHSLETLDLNYNNLDEFPTAIRTLSNLKELGFHSNNIKSIPEKAFVGNPSLITIHFYDNPIQLVGRSAFQHLPELRTLTLNGASQITEFPDLTGTASLESLTLTGAQISSLPQTACDQLPNLQVLDLSYNLLEDLPSFSVCQKLQKIDLRHNEIFEIKVDTFQQLLSLRALNLAWNKIAVIHPNAFSTLPSLRKLDLSSNLLSSFPVTGLHGLTHLKLTGNHALQSLISSENFPELKVIEMPYAYQCCAFGACENVYKISNQWNKDDNSSTDDLHKKDAGMFQIQDERDLEDFLLDFEEDLKALHSAQCSPSPGPFKLCEYLFGSWLIRIGVWTIAVLALTCNALVTSTVFRAPLYISSIKLLIGLIAAVNMLMGVSSAVLAGVDAFTFGSFAQHGAWWEQGVGCQVVGFLSIFASESSVFLLTLAALERGFSVKYSAKFERKTPFSSLKVIILLCAVLALTIATVPLLGGSEFSASPLCLPLPFGEPSTTGYMVALVLLNSLCFLVMTIAYTKLYCNLEKGDLENIWDCSMVKHIALLLFTNCILYCPVAFLSFSSLLNLTFISPEVIKFILLVIVPLPACLNPLLYILFNPHFKEDLGSLGKQTHFWTRSRNPSMMSINSDDVEKQSCDSTQALVTFTSASIAYDLPSNSVSPPAYPVTESCHLSSVAFVPCV